A single region of the Streptomyces sp. NBC_00236 genome encodes:
- a CDS encoding phospholipid scramblase-related protein, producing MTTHSNVSAGWYPDPHGAPQLLRYWDGSQWTEHTNPAGGQQQAQPQQAQAPAQVPQQQVQPQQAPQQPYQQQAAQAHQQAQQHQPAAVPQQGVPQQGGAPGAGTLFNQQVLVVNQKAKLIEVTNEYSVFDQHGNTIGSVIQVGQSAMRKVLRFVSSIDQYLTHRLEIRDAYGQPQLLLTRPAKFIKSKVIVQRPDGQPVGEIVQQNAIGKINFAIMVDGQQVGAIKAENWRAWNFAIVDHNEAEIARITKTWEGLAKTMFTTADNYVLQIHYQLPEPLLSLVVATALTVDTALKQDARGLG from the coding sequence GTGACAACGCACTCGAACGTATCTGCGGGCTGGTATCCGGATCCGCACGGCGCCCCCCAGCTGCTGCGCTACTGGGACGGTTCCCAGTGGACCGAGCACACCAATCCGGCCGGCGGACAGCAGCAGGCCCAGCCGCAGCAGGCCCAGGCACCCGCCCAGGTTCCGCAGCAGCAGGTCCAGCCGCAGCAGGCCCCGCAGCAGCCGTATCAGCAGCAGGCGGCCCAGGCCCATCAGCAGGCTCAGCAGCACCAGCCCGCGGCCGTTCCGCAGCAGGGCGTGCCCCAGCAGGGCGGTGCCCCCGGCGCGGGCACGCTCTTCAATCAGCAGGTCCTGGTCGTGAACCAGAAGGCCAAGCTGATCGAGGTCACGAACGAGTACAGCGTCTTCGACCAGCACGGCAACACCATCGGCTCGGTCATCCAGGTCGGCCAGAGCGCGATGCGCAAGGTGCTGCGCTTCGTGAGCAGCATCGACCAGTACCTGACCCACCGGCTCGAGATCCGCGACGCGTACGGACAGCCGCAGCTGCTGCTGACGCGCCCGGCGAAGTTCATCAAGTCCAAGGTCATCGTGCAGCGGCCCGACGGGCAGCCGGTCGGCGAGATCGTCCAGCAGAACGCCATCGGCAAGATCAACTTCGCGATCATGGTCGACGGTCAGCAGGTCGGCGCCATCAAGGCGGAGAACTGGCGCGCCTGGAACTTCGCGATCGTGGACCACAACGAGGCCGAGATCGCCCGGATCACCAAGACCTGGGAAGGTCTCGCGAAGACCATGTTCACCACGGCGGACAACTACGTGCTGCAGATCCACTACCAGCTGCCCGAGCCGCTGCTGAGCCTCGTCGTGGCGACGGCCCTGACCGTGGACACCGCCCTCAAGCAGGACGCCCGCGGCCTCGGCTGA